In Chitinophagaceae bacterium, the genomic window AATGAGCCTTGTGGGTGATTATTTTTCCGGCGAATTACAACATTTTACAAGCAACCAGGGTTTTCCATTATGGTTAAAACTATTTCTGCTTGTTGCAGCAGGCATTGCAGTAACATTTTTTTTAAAATGGTTATTCAAAAAATATCCCGGAAATAAATGGGTTCAATTGGCCAGACAATTTACCCATGGGCTTTTAACAGGAATTTTGAGCATAAGGAAACTGAAAAAAAAATGGCAGTTCCTTGCACACACTGTTTTTATTTGGAGCATGTATTTATTGCAAATTTATTTTGCTTTTGCAGCATTTGATGGCACGGTGCATTTAGGGTTAAAAGCAGCATGCGCTGTACTTACTCTGGCAACTTTTGCCATGATAATCACACCAGGCGGAATAGGTTCGTTCCCTTTTTTTGTGATGGAAACTTTAAGTATTTATGGCATATCCATGGGCATTGGCAAGGCTTTTGGATGGCTCATGTGGGGATTAAACACCACAATAATTTTAATAGCAGGCGGTTTATGTTTATTATATTTACTTTACTCAACAAATAAGCGTAATGAAATCAATACAGGCAATTCCAGCGAAAATATTTTCACCGGCTGATTTATTAAAGCAACTCAAAAGATGGCGCTTACTCAATAAAAAAATTGTTTTTACCAATGGAGTTTTCGACATGTTGCACCAAGGCCATATTGCAAGCTTTACCGAAGCGGCACAGCAGGCCGATATTTTAATAGTAGGCATAAACTCCGATGCATCTGTAAAAAGGTTAAAAGGCCCGGGCAGGCCGGTACAAAATGAAAATGCCAGGGCATTAATTTTGGCAAGCCTTGTAATAACGGATGCTATCGTAATTTTTGAAGAAGATACACCGTTACACCTTATTAGGTCCATACTCCCGGATGTATTGGTAAAAGGCGGCGATTATACTGTTGACCAAATTGCCGGCGCCAAAGAAGTAATAGCACATGGCGGTAAAATACATATTGCTAAGATTGTAGCTGGTTTTTCTACAACCGAAACCATAAATAAAATATGCGGTGGCGCATAAGTGAATACAAAAATGAATACAAATTATCCTTTACTGATGAGGGTTGCTATACAATAATATCCGCTATTTGAAAAAAAACAATTTTATCCCCAGGGACATTAGCTGGCTGGCATTTAACAACCGGGTTTTGCAGGAAGCTGCGGATAAAACTGTGCCCTTAAGAGAACGCATTAAATTTTTAGGAATTGTTTCCAACAACCTTGATGAATTTTTTAGGGTAAGAGTGGCAGCATTAAAGAAAATGCAGGAGCTTGGCCAAAAAGGCAAATTGAACCCTAACGAAAACCCGGGAAAAATATTGGAAACCATACATGAAGTCCTCCTACGGCAACAAAACAGTTTTGAAAAAATTTGGGAAGCAACAAAAAGAGAACTGAAGCAGGAGAAAATTTACCTGGTAAATGACGAACAGCTTCACCGCCGCCAAAAAGGGTTTGTTCGCAATTATTTTCTTGAGGAAGTAAGAAATTTTATTGTACCGTTAATGATAGAAAACATGAGGGCCATGCCCGTGCTCAATGACAAATCCCTTTACCTGGCCTGTACCCTTGCCAAAGCCGACAATAGCCTTCCCATTCGCTTTGCGCTGGTATCTATTCCCGTAAACCGATTACCTAGATTTGTGATATTACCGGCTTTTAATGATAAAAAATATATTATCCTCCTTGAAGACATTATAAAGTTTTGCCTGCCCGAAGTATTTTCGTTTTTTGGCTACAATAAATTTACAGCCCATGTAATTAAAGTTACCAGGGATGCAGAAATTGATATTGATAATGATGTTTCCACCACTTTTATCCAAAAAATTGAAAAGGGTTTAAAGAGCAGGAAGAAAGGCCGTACGGTAAGGTTTATTTACGATAAAAACATAAATATATTTTTACTCACTTATCTCGTAAAGAGGCTTGGCCTCTCCAAAAAAGAAAACATGATAGCCGGGGGCCGCATCCATAATTTTAAAGATTTTATGGACTTTCCACAGGAGGTTTTTGATAAAAAAAATATCCGGAAAAAGCCTTTTACCCACCCGGTTCTCAAAAATGCACAAAGTGTAACTGCCAAAATTTTGGAGCAAGATGTGATGCTGCATTTTCCCTATCATTCATTTGAAAGTGTTATAGATTTGCTCCGTGAAGCCGCTATCGACCCCTGTGTAACCAATATCAGTATTTCATTTTACCGGCTGGCGCCAAAATCAAAAATTATTAATGCGCTCATTAATGCAGTAAAAAACGGTAAGCAGGTTACCGTAATGCTCGAGTTAAGGGCAAGGTTTGAAGAAGCGGATAACCTTGCCTGGAAAAATGAATTGGAAGAAGCAGGCGTTACTGTTTTAATTGGCCATCCCCATAGAAAAGTACATGCAAAAATTTGTTCTATCCGCAGAAAAGATGGCAACTCCATTAAGCATTATGGCTTTATAAATACAGGGAATCTCAATGAAAAAACCGCATTGGTTTACGGTGACCATTGCCTGCTTACAGCCAATCCATTACTACTTGCCGATATAAACAGGATTTTTCAATACCTCGAAAACCCAAAATCCAACAATCATTTACTCAAAGCATGCAAAAAAGTAAGCGTATCACCCTATTTAATGAGGAGCTTTTGGGTAAAGCATATTGAAAAAGAAATTAAAAATGCCCGTAAAAATAAACCAGCTGCCATCACGGTAAAACTCAATTCATTGAGCGATGTAACCTTAATCAATAAATTAGCCGAAGCTGCCCGGGCAGGCGTGGAAGTAAACCTCATCATAAGGGGTATATGCAGCATGTTTACAGAAAACATTAAATTTAAAAAACCTATTAAGGCCATTAGTATTATTGATGAATACCTTGAACATGCAAGGGTAATTATTTTTAAAAATGGCGGGCAACAAAAAGTATTTATTTCATCGGCAGACTGGATGTCAAGGAACCTCGATTACCGGCTGGAAGTATGCTGCTCCATAACTAATACCGAAATAAAAAATGAAATTTTAGACATCATCAATATACAGCTTTCAGATAATTGCAAGGCAAGGGTTTTAAATAACGCCTTACAAAATAAATATGTAACCAATTCATTAAAGCCGGTACGCTCACAGTTGAAAACCTATGAATATCTTTTTTCAAAATTACACAATAAAACAGGCCATGTGATGCCGCAGTAAATTTTTTTGCCGAAATTTACCATTCAACAAAAATTTATCCATTTGGTA contains:
- a CDS encoding flippase-like domain-containing protein, which encodes MNRKTYKYLKYIFFIGLGVFLVWWQLGAMPQKESEEFFGALKETNLWVIPLIALMIILSHLSRAMRWMLLMEPLGYAPKLSNSFAVTILGYFANSFVPRLGEIVKCTFLAKKENLKVDKLLGTVIIERAFDFFCFMLFIAFTVLIQMSLVGDYFSGELQHFTSNQGFPLWLKLFLLVAAGIAVTFFLKWLFKKYPGNKWVQLARQFTHGLLTGILSIRKLKKKWQFLAHTVFIWSMYLLQIYFAFAAFDGTVHLGLKAACAVLTLATFAMIITPGGIGSFPFFVMETLSIYGISMGIGKAFGWLMWGLNTTIILIAGGLCLLYLLYSTNKRNEINTGNSSENIFTG
- the ppk1 gene encoding polyphosphate kinase 1: MKKNNFIPRDISWLAFNNRVLQEAADKTVPLRERIKFLGIVSNNLDEFFRVRVAALKKMQELGQKGKLNPNENPGKILETIHEVLLRQQNSFEKIWEATKRELKQEKIYLVNDEQLHRRQKGFVRNYFLEEVRNFIVPLMIENMRAMPVLNDKSLYLACTLAKADNSLPIRFALVSIPVNRLPRFVILPAFNDKKYIILLEDIIKFCLPEVFSFFGYNKFTAHVIKVTRDAEIDIDNDVSTTFIQKIEKGLKSRKKGRTVRFIYDKNINIFLLTYLVKRLGLSKKENMIAGGRIHNFKDFMDFPQEVFDKKNIRKKPFTHPVLKNAQSVTAKILEQDVMLHFPYHSFESVIDLLREAAIDPCVTNISISFYRLAPKSKIINALINAVKNGKQVTVMLELRARFEEADNLAWKNELEEAGVTVLIGHPHRKVHAKICSIRRKDGNSIKHYGFINTGNLNEKTALVYGDHCLLTANPLLLADINRIFQYLENPKSNNHLLKACKKVSVSPYLMRSFWVKHIEKEIKNARKNKPAAITVKLNSLSDVTLINKLAEAARAGVEVNLIIRGICSMFTENIKFKKPIKAISIIDEYLEHARVIIFKNGGQQKVFISSADWMSRNLDYRLEVCCSITNTEIKNEILDIINIQLSDNCKARVLNNALQNKYVTNSLKPVRSQLKTYEYLFSKLHNKTGHVMPQ
- the rfaE2 gene encoding D-glycero-beta-D-manno-heptose 1-phosphate adenylyltransferase, translating into MKSIQAIPAKIFSPADLLKQLKRWRLLNKKIVFTNGVFDMLHQGHIASFTEAAQQADILIVGINSDASVKRLKGPGRPVQNENARALILASLVITDAIVIFEEDTPLHLIRSILPDVLVKGGDYTVDQIAGAKEVIAHGGKIHIAKIVAGFSTTETINKICGGA